One window of the Natronomonas marina genome contains the following:
- a CDS encoding branched-chain amino acid ABC transporter permease — protein MTGAALSALYVLIAIGFTLIFSIGGIVNLAHGAFIMLGAYGVFFMVGGGVPLTPSVVISAGFVFVVAILLFRVFFEPIREEPLTALMVTLLVAFIIEELVGIFVTHETRSVPSILSGIVQPLGVTIPLNRVLAFFVSWVLIVGLWYFVNRTQFGQAMLAVSIDRKGAASLGIDVTRIDYAVWGIAGTLAAISGYFLGAFTGLNPQMGFDPLLIAFVIVVIGGLGSITGSLVAAYIVGLLETAAAFLIAPSAQGLFSFGLLILFMLYRPEGLFGKREVEF, from the coding sequence GTGACCGGGGCGGCACTCAGCGCCCTCTACGTACTGATCGCGATCGGGTTTACGCTCATATTCAGCATCGGTGGGATCGTAAACCTCGCACACGGCGCGTTCATCATGCTGGGCGCGTACGGCGTGTTCTTCATGGTCGGCGGGGGCGTTCCCCTCACGCCCTCGGTCGTGATAAGCGCCGGGTTCGTGTTCGTCGTGGCTATCCTCCTTTTCAGGGTGTTCTTCGAGCCGATACGGGAGGAGCCGCTGACGGCGTTGATGGTGACGTTGCTCGTCGCGTTCATCATAGAGGAACTGGTCGGCATCTTCGTCACACACGAGACCCGATCGGTGCCGTCGATTCTCTCGGGCATCGTCCAGCCCCTCGGGGTCACGATACCGCTCAATCGCGTCCTGGCGTTCTTCGTCTCCTGGGTGCTGATCGTGGGGTTGTGGTACTTCGTCAACCGGACACAGTTCGGACAGGCGATGCTGGCCGTGAGTATCGACCGGAAAGGCGCCGCATCGCTCGGGATCGACGTCACCCGGATCGACTATGCCGTGTGGGGGATAGCCGGCACCCTCGCGGCGATATCCGGCTATTTCCTCGGCGCGTTTACGGGGCTGAACCCGCAGATGGGGTTCGATCCGCTCCTGATCGCGTTCGTGATCGTCGTGATCGGCGGCCTCGGCAGTATCACCGGATCGCTCGTCGCGGCGTACATCGTCGGCCTCCTCGAGACGGCCGCGGCCTTTCTGATCGCCCCGAGTGCGCAGGGGCTGTTCAGCTTCGGGCTGCTCATCCTGTTCATGCTGTATCGGCCCGAAGGCCTGTTCGGAAAACGGGAGGTCGAGTTCTGA
- a CDS encoding ABC transporter substrate-binding protein — protein MQAGSVVVGGALAGCLGGGNGNGNGNGNGNGNGNGGNLPDEITVGLLSPQPHPLAEGAENGTEFAVEKLNEAGGLLDRDLTIEQGTTEVEPNTAASEARRLVEQENADVIIGPMTSESTLSVQAQVTADTGVILFGPGAASPRMSQRVAESYDTYKNYFTCVLRSPDVFRTLATNYQEVARPKVGGGSVVAIAEDLAWTEGHADAVSDVLDAEVHEIRFPHDTEDFTPIWSEAVDTGANFAMMAFTVGDDAAMLQQWAESEIPLGVMGVIPSMTLANFPDTVGGNNALSVAGGEAAARAPKTDKTIPYYDNYSERFDKPPATYAWYFHDAVMTWAEAVAGTETLNLDDLVGFLETETFTSTMGTLNMQGPDEQYPHAPMMGKEDGYWWTSTQWQEIDGELQRVMIAPKAWADHDGEQEYVLPPWMQ, from the coding sequence TTGCAAGCCGGGAGTGTCGTCGTCGGCGGCGCACTCGCTGGCTGTCTCGGTGGCGGCAATGGTAACGGCAACGGAAACGGCAACGGAAACGGCAATGGCAACGGCGGGAACCTGCCCGACGAGATCACGGTCGGGCTCCTTTCGCCGCAGCCACATCCGCTGGCCGAGGGCGCCGAGAACGGGACGGAGTTCGCGGTCGAGAAGCTCAACGAGGCCGGCGGGCTTTTAGACCGGGACCTGACGATCGAGCAGGGCACGACGGAGGTCGAACCCAATACGGCCGCTTCGGAGGCGAGACGGCTGGTCGAACAGGAGAACGCCGACGTCATCATCGGACCGATGACGAGCGAGTCGACGCTGTCGGTCCAGGCGCAGGTCACGGCCGATACGGGCGTCATTCTCTTCGGGCCGGGGGCAGCGTCCCCCCGGATGTCTCAGCGTGTCGCCGAGAGCTACGACACATACAAGAACTACTTCACATGTGTCCTGCGGTCGCCGGACGTGTTCCGCACGCTGGCGACGAACTACCAGGAGGTGGCTCGACCGAAGGTCGGCGGCGGGTCCGTCGTGGCCATCGCCGAGGACCTGGCGTGGACCGAGGGACACGCCGACGCGGTGAGTGACGTCCTCGACGCCGAGGTCCACGAGATCCGGTTCCCACACGACACGGAGGACTTCACCCCGATCTGGAGCGAGGCGGTCGACACCGGTGCGAACTTCGCCATGATGGCGTTCACCGTCGGCGACGACGCCGCGATGCTCCAGCAGTGGGCCGAATCCGAGATTCCGCTCGGGGTCATGGGGGTTATCCCCTCGATGACGCTCGCCAACTTCCCGGACACGGTCGGCGGGAACAACGCGCTATCGGTCGCCGGCGGCGAGGCCGCCGCTCGTGCGCCGAAGACCGACAAGACCATTCCCTATTACGACAACTACAGCGAACGATTCGACAAGCCGCCCGCGACGTACGCGTGGTACTTCCACGACGCCGTCATGACGTGGGCGGAGGCCGTCGCGGGAACGGAAACCCTCAACCTGGACGACCTGGTAGGGTTCCTCGAGACGGAAACGTTCACGTCGACGATGGGGACGCTCAATATGCAGGGTCCCGACGAACAGTACCCGCACGCCCCGATGATGGGCAAGGAAGACGGGTACTGGTGGACGTCCACGCAGTGGCAGGAGATCGACGGCGAACTCCAGCGGGTGATGATCGCTCCGAAAGCGTGGGCCGACCACGACGGAGAACAGGAGTACGTGCTCCCGCCCTGGATGCAGTAG
- a CDS encoding branched-chain amino acid ABC transporter permease produces MSSSNVSLASRARHQLTNGKGIVAALLVLGGLVLPVGLSSFQLFLAGTFFILAALAVTWDFFTGLSGYFSFGHMFLVGLGGYSSVILEHELGLPLLLSIFLATLITTVVGTAFLAGPSLRLAGIYFAAITLVVAIWSENLVILFSDVTGGLGGHLFVAPLGPELTGLLPVGASTDLLLYYFMFLNLLVITGVLLVVTKSEMGVVLRAIQQDELLLSSLGINPDKFKITAFAITAFFTGFTGAVWTHFLSSLTPATQLSLGIMIDILVAAVIGGLGTITGPIIGIFVLEFLDWALTTIQTSTLYQNSLGGYVDIREFRRVIWMSIAVVFFYFWPEGLYPRIRERIDRIDFSGEGDDR; encoded by the coding sequence ATGTCCTCGTCCAACGTCTCGCTGGCCTCGCGTGCTCGGCACCAACTGACCAACGGCAAGGGAATCGTCGCGGCCCTGCTCGTCCTCGGGGGGCTGGTCCTCCCGGTCGGGCTGTCCTCGTTCCAGCTGTTTCTCGCGGGAACGTTCTTCATCCTGGCGGCACTGGCCGTGACGTGGGATTTCTTCACCGGTCTCTCGGGCTACTTCAGCTTCGGACACATGTTCCTGGTCGGACTGGGCGGCTACTCGAGCGTGATACTCGAACACGAACTCGGCCTGCCGCTCCTGCTATCGATCTTCCTGGCGACGCTCATCACGACCGTCGTCGGGACGGCCTTCCTCGCGGGGCCGAGTCTGCGGCTGGCCGGCATCTACTTCGCCGCGATCACGCTCGTCGTGGCCATCTGGAGCGAGAACCTGGTGATACTCTTCTCCGACGTCACCGGGGGACTCGGCGGCCATCTCTTCGTCGCCCCCCTGGGCCCCGAACTGACGGGGCTCCTCCCGGTGGGCGCGAGCACCGATCTACTCCTGTATTACTTCATGTTCCTGAACCTCCTGGTCATCACCGGCGTCCTGCTCGTGGTGACGAAATCGGAGATGGGGGTCGTGTTGCGGGCCATCCAGCAGGACGAACTGCTCCTCTCGTCGCTCGGCATCAACCCGGACAAGTTCAAGATCACGGCGTTTGCGATCACCGCGTTCTTCACCGGGTTCACCGGCGCCGTCTGGACGCACTTCCTCTCGTCGCTCACCCCCGCGACGCAGCTCTCGCTCGGCATCATGATCGACATCCTCGTCGCTGCCGTCATCGGGGGACTCGGGACGATCACGGGACCGATCATCGGGATATTCGTCCTCGAGTTCCTCGACTGGGCGCTCACGACGATACAGACGTCGACCCTCTACCAGAACTCCCTGGGGGGGTACGTCGACATTCGGGAGTTCAGGCGGGTCATATGGATGAGCATCGCGGTCGTGTTCTTCTACTTCTGGCCGGAGGGGCTCTACCCGCGGATTCGGGAACGGATCGACCGGATCGACTTCAGCGGCGAAGGTGACGATCGATGA
- a CDS encoding ABC transporter ATP-binding protein — MTENEPLLRLRDVTKRFDGVVALNGVDIDVRPDELLGLIGPNGAGKSTLINVITGVLPVTDGSIEYDGESITGRSVSEIASRGVFRTFQDQMHFEEFTGHENLEVANMENRVLRLDTYLSALRGGGSDDAVDVGEITGLIGLSDEQLSKAPPDMTQIELTKLAIGRALVGEPELLMLDEPFAGLTSEETDEVSEIIHRIHDAGTTILVIDHNVGKIVDVTDRVVVIDQGEIVATGSGADIIEDERVRSAYFGE, encoded by the coding sequence ATGACCGAGAACGAGCCGTTGCTCCGACTGCGCGACGTGACGAAACGGTTCGACGGCGTCGTCGCGCTGAACGGGGTCGACATCGACGTCAGGCCGGACGAACTGCTCGGACTGATCGGTCCGAACGGCGCCGGAAAGAGCACACTCATAAACGTCATCACGGGGGTGTTACCCGTGACGGACGGCAGCATCGAGTACGACGGCGAGTCGATCACGGGCCGTTCCGTCTCCGAAATAGCCTCTCGGGGCGTGTTCCGGACGTTCCAGGACCAGATGCACTTCGAGGAGTTCACCGGCCACGAGAACCTCGAGGTCGCAAACATGGAAAACCGGGTGCTACGGCTCGATACGTACCTCTCGGCGCTCCGGGGCGGGGGGTCCGACGACGCCGTGGACGTCGGGGAGATCACCGGTCTGATCGGGCTGAGCGACGAACAGCTCTCGAAGGCACCCCCGGACATGACACAGATCGAGCTGACCAAACTGGCGATCGGCAGGGCCCTCGTCGGCGAGCCGGAGCTGCTCATGCTGGACGAGCCGTTCGCGGGCCTCACCTCCGAAGAGACCGACGAGGTATCCGAGATAATCCACCGGATACACGACGCCGGCACCACGATCTTGGTCATCGATCACAACGTCGGGAAGATCGTCGACGTCACGGATCGCGTCGTCGTCATCGACCAGGGTGAGATCGTCGCCACCGGGAGCGGCGCCGATATCATCGAGGACGAACGCGTACGATCGGCGTACTTCGGCGAGTGA